A part of Tachyglossus aculeatus isolate mTacAcu1 chromosome X3, mTacAcu1.pri, whole genome shotgun sequence genomic DNA contains:
- the LOC119948797 gene encoding basic proline-rich protein-like, translating into MARRPPGPPPDRLRARGPDTPTPVPRHPAPSSRGSGRAASGAGRPAHRRRPLADVHVRHPAPPRTVQSGVGAPPVTTPPTGLGSGGGGSPLTAGPHWPTSPSRTAPLPGLPNQASERLVRPRPQAGDPGGRLRGRGRPSHRRRPLVDVHVRHPAPPRPVQSAVRPPRRAAPPGRGSGRAASGAGRPAHRRRPFVDVHVRHPAPSRTAQSGVGAPPVTTPRSRSGVAGGGGEAPLSPPAPIGRRPRPAPRPFPDCPIRRRSASSCRAPRPGLREGGIRVGAPRPPPAPIGRRPRPSPRPAPDCPIRRRSAPRDHAPKPIWGVGAPFSPPAPIGRRPRPAPRPSPDCPIRSRSAPPGHAPRKEGAPGGWDRVKRAPPTAGAHWPASTSVTQPRPIRSRSASPGHAPKPVWGGGEAPRSPPVPIGRSPRPSPRPVQSGVGAPRPRPQAGSPGGRVRGRGAPPTDGAYWPTSTSVPIPVQSGVGAPHLATPPSLSGVGGEGCLARRRRPLADVHVRPLAPSNQASERLSWPRPQAGSPGGRVRGWGSPLTADAYWPTSTPVPPAPSNQVPARLAWPRPQAGVGVGSPVIAGAHWPTSTSVAPPLPGLANQASERPPATPPGRVSVRGGGVGGRG; encoded by the exons ATGGCCCGCCGCCCGCCGGGGCCACCCCCGGACCGCCTCCGAGCCCGGGGGCCCGACACGCCCACGCCCGTCCCCCGCCACCCCGCCCCGTCCA GCCGGGGCTCCGGGAGGGCGGCTTCGGGGGCGGGGCGCCCCGCCCACCGCCGGCGCCCATTGGCCGACGTCCACGTCCgtcaccccgccccgccccggactGTCCAATCGGGCGTCGGAGCGCCCCCAGTGACCACGCCCCCAACCGgtctggggtcgggggggggcggCTCCCCTCTCACCGCCGGCCCTCATTGGCCGACGTCCCCGTCCCGCACCGCGCCCCTCCCCGGACTGCCCAATCAGGCGTCGGAGCGCCTCGTCCGGCCGCGCCCCCAGGCCGGGGATCCGGGAGGGCGGCTTCGGGGGCGGGGGCGCCCCTCCCACCGACGGCGTCCATTGGTCGACGTCCACGTCcgtcaccccgcccccccccgccccgtccagtCCGCCGTCCGACCGCCTCGTCGGGCCGCGCCCCCAGGCCGGGGCTCCGGGAGGGCGGCTTCGGGGGCGGGGCGCCCCGCCCACCGCCGGCGCCCATTCGTCGACGTCCACGTCCGTCACCCCGCCCCGTCCCGGACTGCCCAATCAGGCGTCGGAGCGCCCCCCGTGACCACGCCCCGAAGCCGGTCTGGggtcgcggggggcgggggggaggctcCCCTCTCACCGCCGGCGCCCATTGGCCGACGTCCCCGTCCCGCACCGCGCCCCTTCCCGGACTGCCCAATCAGGCGTCGGAGCGCCTCGTCCTGCCGCGCCCCCAGGCCGGGGCTCCGGGAGGGCGGGATCAGGGTGGGGGCGCCCCGCCCACCGCCGGCGCCCATTGGTCGACGTCCACGTCCgtcaccccgccccgccccggactGTCCAATCAGGCGTCGGAGCGCCCCCCGTGACCACGCCCCGAAGCCgatctggggggtgggggctccctTCTCACCGCCGGCGCCCATTGGCCGACGTCCCCGTCCCGCACCGCGCCCCTCCCCAGACTGTCCAATCAGGAGTCGGAGCGCCCCGCCGGGCCACGCccccaggaaggaaggggctcccggAGGGTGGGATCGGGTGAAGCGCGCCCCGCCCACCGCCGGCGCCCATTGGCCGGCGTCCACGTCCGTCACCCAGCCCCGTCCAATCAGGAGTCGGAGCGCCTCGCCTGGCCACGCCCCCAAGcctgtctggggtgggggggaggcgccCCGTTCACCGCCAGTGCCCATTGGCCGGAGTCCACGTCCCTCACCCCGCCCCGTCCAATCAGGCGTCGGAGCGCCCCGGCCACGCCCCCAGGCCGGGTCTCCGGGAGGGCGGGTTCGGGGGAGGGGCGCCCCGCCCACCGACGGCGCCTATTGGCCAACGTCCACGTCCGTCCCCATCCCCGTCCAATCAGGCGTCGGAGCGCCCCATCTGGCCACGCCCCCAAGCCTgtctggggtcgggggggaggggtGCCTCGCTCGCCGCCGGCGCCCATTGGCCGACGTCCacgtccgtcccctcgccccgtCCAATCAGGCATCGGAGCGCCTCtcctggccacgcccccaggCCGGGTCTCCGGGAGGGCGGGTTCGGGGGTGGGGCTCCCCGCTCACCGCCGACGCCTATTGGCCGACGTCCAcgcccgtcccccccgccccttccaatCAGGTGCCGGCGCGCCTCGCCTGGCCACGCCCCcaagccggggtgggggtgggctctcCTGTCATCGCCGGCGCCCATTGGCCGACGTCCACATCAgtcgccccgcccctccccggtcTGGCCAATCAGGCGTCGGAGCGCCCCCCGGCCACGCCCCCAGGCCGGGTCTCCGTGCGagggggcggggttggggggcggggctgA